The genomic stretch GTAGATCTGGAAGTTCAAAAGACATAAATATTTGATTTTGAATGTTAATATTAAATTCGGTTTCCCAAAAGTAACAATGCTTTTCTACATAAGTTTACGCTTATTAGATTTTATAATGATCTCATAACAGCTTTGTATGTATGCCCCTAATTTTGAGGGGCGAACATGCAGGCGTGAAATACTTTTAAAATTGTCAAAGTTTAAAATTTACAATGCCTCTGCTGGGGCAGGAAAAACATATACTCTGGTAAAAGAGTTTTTGAGAATTTGCCTCACAGGTGAAAATGCAAACCAGTATCGTCAAATTTTGGCTATTACCTTTACCAATAAGGCAGCCAATGAAATGAAAGAACGAATCGTGCAAAAGCTAGAAACTTTTGCCAATGAACAGGAGTCAATACAGGACCCTATATTTTTGCAACTAGCTGAAGATTTGCAAGTTTCGCATGTAAGGTTGAGTTATGTAGCACAGGCCGCGCTAAAGTCGATTCTCCATAATTACTCGGCTTTTTCTGTTTCTACCATTGATAAATTTACCAATCGCCTAATCCGTAGTTTTTCACAGGATTTAAAGTTGAGCAGTAATTATGAAGTGGAGCTGGACACGGACGAGCTGCTTCGGGAAGCAGTAGATAGAATGTTAGCAGATTTGCAGGAGGGAGATGCTACTTCCAAGGTTTTGTTGGAGTTTATTAATGATAAATTATCTGAGGGAAAATCACCAAGGCCAGAGCAAAGCTTGCTTGCGATGGGTAGGAACCTCTTTGATGAGGCCGCCTATCCTTATCTAAAACACTTGAAGGGTTTTGGAAAGGAAGAAATAATGAAAGCTGCGGGAAAGCTGCGAAAGGAAAAAAAGGATTGGGAGGATAAATGGAGTGATGAAGCGCAGGAGATGATGACCTTGATCCATAGCCAAGGGATTGAGCGGATGGACTTCAGTAGCGGCACGGTATATAATTACATTTTAAAATTTGTAGAAAAGGATTCTAGCAAATGGCCAATAAATAAAACCCTTGAAAAAGTGGTTTTTGATGGAGCTCCGTTTTATGCAAAAACTAAGGCCAAAAACCTTGCTCCAAGGTTCAGTCCAATAGAAGATGAGTTAAGAGCGAAGCTGGATAAGTTGGTTAAGGAGGTTGTTGAGGTTTTCCCCCGTTATCATTTAATAACCAAAATTTTAAAGGATGTTTATTCACTGGCTGTATTGGCAGAAATTGATAAAAATCTTCAAGAGGTAAAAGAGGAGGAGAACAAGTTGCCGATTGGGGAATTCAATAAGTTAATTAGTGATAAACTAGAAAATGAACCCACGGCTTATCTCTTTGAAAAGTTGGGTGATAGGTATCAATACTTCTTTATTGATGAATTTCAGGACACATCAGTACTTCAATGGCGAAACCTACTTCCACTTATAAATAATGCATTGTCATCCAGTGGCTCAGCAATGATAGTAGGAGATGCCAAGCAGTCTATTTATCGCTGGCGCGGTGGAGAAGTTGGTCAGTTTATCGACTTGAGCAATGACGTTGATCCGAGTAACAAAGTATTGCTCAATGGTGAAGAAATGGAATTGTATTCTCGTGAAACACTAAACCTGGGCTCCAATTTCCGAAGCAGAAAAAATGTGGTGGAGTTCAATAATGACTTCTTTACCAATTCTGCGGACTTGATGCAGGAAGAGGTTTTTAAAGACATTTACTCTGCAAGCAATCAAAATGTAGAAAGACAAGATGGTGGCTACGTTTGCTTAAAGCAAATAGAATACGATAAGGAAACCTATGAGCAGCAGCAATGTGAGGAGAGTTTGGCGGTAATTCAGGATGCTATTTCTCGTGGCTATAAATTGAATGATATTACCATCATTACTAGGAAAAAGGATTATTTAGCTGCGCTTGCTGAATTCTTGTTGGATAAAGGAATTAAAGTAATTAGTCCGGATAGTTTACTGTTAGAGCAATCACAAGAAGTAAGATCTCTAGTTTCATTTCTTAAATTTTTATGCCGACCAGATGATTTTGCATCACGCTGGGATTTCCTCAGTTCGCTTTGGGCTTTGGATGTTATTAAAGAAGAGTACAAGGAAGAACATCAGTTTATTAGTTCTCATGTAAAGTCAAATCCTGTAGAACTCAATTCAGCACTGTCTGAAATAATTCCTAACTATAGTTACCCAGAGCTCCTTCAGCAAGGCTTGTTAGATAAAGTTTATTTGTTGGCTAAGTGGTTTAAATTAGACGTTCAGGGAAATCCGTTCTTGCACACTTTTGTAGACAAAGTTTCTGACTTTCAAAACAATAAAAAGGGTGGTGAAGCTGAATTTTGCAGACATTGGGATGATAAAGGATCAAGGCAAAGTATAGCCTTGCCGGATGGTGTGGATGCTGTAAATCTTATGACGGTCCACAAAAGTAAAGGTTTGGAATTTCCGATCACCATAGTGTCTTTTGCAGACTGGCTTTCTACAAGCGAACCGAATGGAAGTAGTGCTTGGGTGAACCTAGAATCTCATGATATGGCTGGTTTGCCGGTGGCAAGAGTGTCCTTGTCGGAAAACGCAAATGCTCATAAAGACTACCAGAATCTTTATCAAAGGAATAAAGGCTTGGTGTATTTGGACAATCTAAACTTGGCTTACGTAGCCTTTACCAGAGCTGTGGATGAGCTGTATGTTTTTGGAAGCAAGGGTAAGCCCAAAGAGAGCTCAAACCTCACTATCTATATTTCACAATACTTTAAAAATAAGGGTGTTGAGGACTTGTTGTTGGAGGTGGGCGAAAGGTCTCAGAAGCGCCACGAAGATGTAAAAGACAATGCCTTGATGTGGAAGAACTATGAAGCTGTTTCCTGGCAAGATAGGTTGCGAATTACGATTGATGCTCCTCTGGACTGGACTTCTGGAGAAAGTGAAGGAACGTCTTATGGGAAGAAAGTTCATGGCGTTTTTGCCAAGCTGGATGGGAAAACCTCGATTGAAGAAATTATAGACAATGAAGTAATATTGGGCAGGTTGTCAAATGAGGAGTCAGAACCGTTGAAGACTTTAATAGATTCAGTTTTAGCTAACCCTGAGGTGATGCCTTATTTTGCAGAAGGAGTGGAGATGCTGAATGAGAAGGATATTTTACTTCCTAAAAAGGGAAGTTTGAGACCGGACAGGCTCTCTGTGGTAGATGGTGTGGTTCATATTATTGATTACAAAACAGGGGTTTCCGATCCCAATCATCAAAAACAGCTTGACGCTTATAGTGATGTGTTGCTTGAAATGGGCTTTAAGGTGGGAGATAAAGTGTTGATTTACCTAAATGAAAATCCTGAGGTGGTGAAGTGGTAATCGATAACTGAAAAAGTATCTTTGCTCTTCCAAATTCAAAAAAGAAATTATGTACGGCAAATTAAAAGAGCACTTACAAGAAGAACTTGAAGCGATAAAAGCTGACGGTCTTTTTAAGTCGGAGCGTATTATTGAAGGCGAGCAAGGAGCTGAAATTGATGTAAATGGTAAGAAGGTTTTAAACTTTTGCGCCAATAATTATCTGGGTCTTTCTTCTCACCCAAGAGTGATTGAGGCAGCCAAAAAAGCTTTGGATACTCACGGTTTTGGAATGTCTTCGGTGCGTTTTATTTGTGGTACTCAAGATATCCATAAAGAGTTGGAGCAAAAGATTGCGGACTTTTTAGGCACAGAAGATACTATCCTTTATGCAGCAGCTTTTGATGCAAACGGAGGTGTTTTTGAGCCATTGCTTACCGCTGAAGATGCTATTATTTCTGATTCTTTAAATCACGCTTCTATTATTGATGGGGTTCGATTGTGCAAGGCTCAGCGCTACCGTTACAATAATAATGACATGGCCGATCTTGAGGCTAAGCTAATTGAAGCTAAAGACACATCGCGTTTCAAAATCATTGTTACCGATGGGGTTTTCTCAATGGACGGATACGTAGCTCAGCTGGATAAAATTTGTGACTTGGCCGAAAAATATGATGCATTGGTGATGGTGGACGAATGTCACGCCAGCGGATTTATTGGTAAAACAGGCCGTGGAACTCACGAGTTGAAAAATGTGATGGGTCGCATTGACATCATCACGGGTACTTTGGGTAAAGCGCTTGGTGGAGCAATGGGTGGTTTTACTTCAGGTAGAAAAGAGATTGTTGAGCTATTGCGTCAGCGTTCACGTCCATATTTGTTTTCAAATTCATTGGCACCTGCAATAGTTGGCGCCTCTAATGCAGTGTTTGATCTTTTGAGCGAAAGCACAGATTTGAGAGACAAGCTTGAGAACAATGTAAATTACTTTAAGAAAGGAATAAAAGCGGCTGGTTTTGATATAAAAGATGGAGATTCTGCCATCGTTCCAATTATGCTTTACGATGCAGCCTTGAGCCAGGAGTTTGCCAATAAACTTTTGGAAGAAGGCATTTATGTAATTGGATTCTTCTATCCGGTAGTTCCTAAGGGTCAAGCCCGAATCCGTGTACAGCTATCTGCGGCACACGAAACTGCGCATCTCGACAAAGCTATTGCTGCCTTTACTAAAGTAGGTAAGGAGCTTGGTGTAATAAAATAATTCCTCAATCAAAATGAGAATTGACCTATAATGGAAGTGTGATCTGGTCGGACAGCAGTATCGACCAGATCGCAGATTCCTTGGCAGATAATGACTTCTGTGTAATTGAAGATTTTTTAGCTGCCGAAGATGTTATGCGCCTCAAAGCGGTGATGAATCATCATCGTGAGCAAGAGGCATTTCAGAAGGCCGGAATTGGCCAGCTACAAAATTTTCAGGTAGATCGCGACATTCGAGGTGATCGTATTAAATGGATTGATAAAGAGGAAGCATTGAGTCCTACAAAGATGTTTCTTGAAAAGATTGAATCCTTTATGCGAGAGCTCAATCGTTGCTTATTTCTTAGTCTTAAGGATTACGAAACACATTTTGCTATTTACCCTAAAGGCACTTTCTACGAAGCCCATATTGATCAATTTCAAAGCTCGGGAGCGCGTAAAATTTCTTTTGCCTTTTATCTCAATGAAAATTGGAAAGCTGGTGATGGTGGAGAGCTGCGCATTCACAAGAATGATGGGTATTTAGACATTGAGCCCATAGCGGGCCGAATTGCAATATTCCGAAGTGATACAGTTTTACATGAAGTTATGTCTACGGAAGTTGACCGGTATAGTATTACGGGTTGGATGTTGGATAGACCTGTAGGGGTGACATTTGTATAAATTAACCCACAGACAACACTTTTTTTGATTTCGTATTATCTAAGTGAGTTACTTTGCCGAAACTTTTCGAATCCAAATGAGTTGGATTTGTTTAAAGCAAAGTAATCATGAGAAACAAATATTTCGATCTTATCGATCAAACGTTTGAATGGCCACAAAAAGAGTTTGAGCTTGATGATGACCAAACCTTAATGTGGAATGGTGTTTATTTGATGGACATCATAAAGCAATATGGAACGCCTTTGAAGGTTTCATATTTGCCAAAAATCAGTGAACAGATACAGCGTGCCAAGCGCATGTTTAATGTTGCTATCGCCAAGTCTGGCTATGAGGGTGAATACAATTACTGCTATTGTACAAAGAGTTCACACTTTTCATTTGTGCTTGAGGAAGCTTTGAAGAATGATATTCATATTGAGACCTCAAGTGCTTTTGATATCAATATTGTAGAATCACTTTTTGAAAGTGGAAAAATTAGCAAGGAGCAGTACATCGTGTGCAATGGTTTTAAAAGGAACCAGTATGTGGAGAACATTGCTCGCTTGATAAATAGTGGTTATACAAACGTTATTCCAGTGGTGGATAATAAGAACGAACTTGATTTGTTTGACCAAAGTTTTAAGAATCCAACTAAGATAGGTATCCGAATTGCTTCTGAAGAAGAACCAAAGTTTGAGTTTTATACCTCTCGTTTAGGACTTGGTTACAAGGATATTGTTCCTTTTTACAAGAATAAGATTCAGAACAATAAGAAGTTTGAGCTGAAGATGCTTCACTTTTTTATTAATACCGGTATCAACGATACGGCTTATTATTGGAGTGAATTGTTGAAGTGCGTGAACGTGTATGTGGAGCTTAAGAAAATATGCCCAACACTGGATTCATTGAATATTGGTGGAGGTTTCCCTATTAAAAATAGTTTGAGCTTTAACTATGATTACGACTACATCGCGGAGCAAATAATTGAGCAAATAAAAATGATGTGTAACAGCAATGGAGTGCAGGAACCACACATTTTTACTGAATTTGGTTCATTTACAGTAGGAGAAAGTGGAGCGACCTTCTTTTCGATTATTGACCAAAAGAAGCAGAATGACCGTGAAAATTGGAACATGATTGATGGTTCGTTTATGACGGCTTTACCTGATGCATGGGCTATTAATAAGCGCTTTATCCTGTTGGCGGTAAACCGATGGGAGAAGCCATACGAGCGAGTTTTGCTAGGTGGGCTTACTTGTGATAGCGATGATTATTACAACAGTGAGCAGCATTCCAATGCGATTTACTTGCCAAAGTATGATTCTGAGGAAAGGCAAATTGTAGGCTTCTTTCATACGGGTGCTTATCAAGAAAGTGTGGGTGGCTATGGAGGAATTCAGCACTGCTTAACACCGGCCCCAAAACACGTGGTGATAGACCGTGATGAGGATGGCGAAGTGCGTACAAGATTGTTTGCTAAAGAACAGAGTTACAAATCGATGATGAAAATTTTAGGGTACTGATAATTTTCATTTGATATATCAAAAGGATTTAAAATATTGCAATAGAAATGAGCAAAGAAAGAAACACGATATCGAAGTTTATTGAAGAGCATTATTTGCACTTCAATGCAGCGGCACTTATGGATGCTGCCAAAGGTTATGAAAAGCACCTGGAAGAAGGTGGTAAAATGATGATTACCCTTGCCGGAGCTATGAG from Owenweeksia hongkongensis DSM 17368 encodes the following:
- a CDS encoding UvrD-helicase domain-containing protein produces the protein MSKFKIYNASAGAGKTYTLVKEFLRICLTGENANQYRQILAITFTNKAANEMKERIVQKLETFANEQESIQDPIFLQLAEDLQVSHVRLSYVAQAALKSILHNYSAFSVSTIDKFTNRLIRSFSQDLKLSSNYEVELDTDELLREAVDRMLADLQEGDATSKVLLEFINDKLSEGKSPRPEQSLLAMGRNLFDEAAYPYLKHLKGFGKEEIMKAAGKLRKEKKDWEDKWSDEAQEMMTLIHSQGIERMDFSSGTVYNYILKFVEKDSSKWPINKTLEKVVFDGAPFYAKTKAKNLAPRFSPIEDELRAKLDKLVKEVVEVFPRYHLITKILKDVYSLAVLAEIDKNLQEVKEEENKLPIGEFNKLISDKLENEPTAYLFEKLGDRYQYFFIDEFQDTSVLQWRNLLPLINNALSSSGSAMIVGDAKQSIYRWRGGEVGQFIDLSNDVDPSNKVLLNGEEMELYSRETLNLGSNFRSRKNVVEFNNDFFTNSADLMQEEVFKDIYSASNQNVERQDGGYVCLKQIEYDKETYEQQQCEESLAVIQDAISRGYKLNDITIITRKKDYLAALAEFLLDKGIKVISPDSLLLEQSQEVRSLVSFLKFLCRPDDFASRWDFLSSLWALDVIKEEYKEEHQFISSHVKSNPVELNSALSEIIPNYSYPELLQQGLLDKVYLLAKWFKLDVQGNPFLHTFVDKVSDFQNNKKGGEAEFCRHWDDKGSRQSIALPDGVDAVNLMTVHKSKGLEFPITIVSFADWLSTSEPNGSSAWVNLESHDMAGLPVARVSLSENANAHKDYQNLYQRNKGLVYLDNLNLAYVAFTRAVDELYVFGSKGKPKESSNLTIYISQYFKNKGVEDLLLEVGERSQKRHEDVKDNALMWKNYEAVSWQDRLRITIDAPLDWTSGESEGTSYGKKVHGVFAKLDGKTSIEEIIDNEVILGRLSNEESEPLKTLIDSVLANPEVMPYFAEGVEMLNEKDILLPKKGSLRPDRLSVVDGVVHIIDYKTGVSDPNHQKQLDAYSDVLLEMGFKVGDKVLIYLNENPEVVKW
- the kbl gene encoding glycine C-acetyltransferase; translation: MYGKLKEHLQEELEAIKADGLFKSERIIEGEQGAEIDVNGKKVLNFCANNYLGLSSHPRVIEAAKKALDTHGFGMSSVRFICGTQDIHKELEQKIADFLGTEDTILYAAAFDANGGVFEPLLTAEDAIISDSLNHASIIDGVRLCKAQRYRYNNNDMADLEAKLIEAKDTSRFKIIVTDGVFSMDGYVAQLDKICDLAEKYDALVMVDECHASGFIGKTGRGTHELKNVMGRIDIITGTLGKALGGAMGGFTSGRKEIVELLRQRSRPYLFSNSLAPAIVGASNAVFDLLSESTDLRDKLENNVNYFKKGIKAAGFDIKDGDSAIVPIMLYDAALSQEFANKLLEEGIYVIGFFYPVVPKGQARIRVQLSAAHETAHLDKAIAAFTKVGKELGVIK
- a CDS encoding 2OG-Fe(II) oxygenase, coding for MTYNGSVIWSDSSIDQIADSLADNDFCVIEDFLAAEDVMRLKAVMNHHREQEAFQKAGIGQLQNFQVDRDIRGDRIKWIDKEEALSPTKMFLEKIESFMRELNRCLFLSLKDYETHFAIYPKGTFYEAHIDQFQSSGARKISFAFYLNENWKAGDGGELRIHKNDGYLDIEPIAGRIAIFRSDTVLHEVMSTEVDRYSITGWMLDRPVGVTFV
- a CDS encoding type III PLP-dependent enzyme domain-containing protein; its protein translation is MRNKYFDLIDQTFEWPQKEFELDDDQTLMWNGVYLMDIIKQYGTPLKVSYLPKISEQIQRAKRMFNVAIAKSGYEGEYNYCYCTKSSHFSFVLEEALKNDIHIETSSAFDINIVESLFESGKISKEQYIVCNGFKRNQYVENIARLINSGYTNVIPVVDNKNELDLFDQSFKNPTKIGIRIASEEEPKFEFYTSRLGLGYKDIVPFYKNKIQNNKKFELKMLHFFINTGINDTAYYWSELLKCVNVYVELKKICPTLDSLNIGGGFPIKNSLSFNYDYDYIAEQIIEQIKMMCNSNGVQEPHIFTEFGSFTVGESGATFFSIIDQKKQNDRENWNMIDGSFMTALPDAWAINKRFILLAVNRWEKPYERVLLGGLTCDSDDYYNSEQHSNAIYLPKYDSEERQIVGFFHTGAYQESVGGYGGIQHCLTPAPKHVVIDRDEDGEVRTRLFAKEQSYKSMMKILGY